GCCTCGTTCCAGCCGCCCAGCAGGAACAGCTGCCCGCCGAGGACCGACAGCCCGGCGGTGCTCACGCCCATGGGCAGCGGCGCGATGCGGTTCCAGGTGCCGCTCTCGGACTGGAAGACCTCCACGCTCTGAACGTCCACCCGCTCGCCACCCGGCCCCAGCTGGCTGCCGCCCACCACATACACGCGGCCCTCCAGCGCGGCGCTGCAGTGCCAGCCGCGCGGCGTCTCCATGGACGCCACGTCCTGCCAGCTGTCTCCCTCTAGGCTGTAGACAGCGACCGAGCGGGTGTAGGCACAGTTGACGTAACCGCCGGTGACCAGGATGTCCCCGGACGGCAACACGGCGCTGGAGTGGCAACAGCGCGGGGCCTCCATGGGGCTGCGCAGCTGCCAGGTGTTGTTTGACGGGGTGTAACTCTCGATTGTAGCCAGCAGGCCCTCTGTGTTACGGCCCCCAACAGCAAAGAGGCGCCCCCCGGTGGCCACCAGGCTGAAGTGTGTGCGCTTTTGACGCATGTTGGTCAGGTGCAGCCAGGTGTTGAAGCGGGGGTCATACCTGAGCACAGGAGGATAAAAGAGGTCAGGGACAAAAACAGTAAATCAAACAAGATTTTGGCCTGTTATTCAAGTCCTACAACTTGCATCTGTTTGTTCAGTATAATGAAGGTACTTAATAGCGTGCTTGCTGAGGGTGTTGACTGCCTGGTGTGGTAATAAGTATGTGCTGGTATTTGTCTACCTGCTAAGGATGCTGACGGCATGCTTGGCTTGATTGCGGGCATCATTCTGGTCTTCTCCTCCAGCCACATACAGGAAACCATCCATCACGGCCACACATTGGTTAAAGCTCTTAGCTGGCAGCTGGGTCAGGTGACGCCAGGCAGCCACACCCTCACGAGGGTCTCTCCACATTACCTGTATCCAAGTAGAGGTTTGTGTTTTGCTTTTGACAAAATTTGTGGTGTGGAAATGTGTTTGGACAGCAGCTGTTTTTCTAACCTTGTGGTTTTACAGAGAGTTGTGAATCTGTTGTGTGGCTATGAgtttatgtgagtgtatatgagtTAAGTTGTATGGTATACTGTATTTGATTCTCACCTCACGGCTCAGTGTTCTCTCTGTAAGGGATGGTCGTCCGCCGACGGTGATCAGCGCCACCTGGCTCCCACGCACAGAAGTGCGTTTGGACTGCAGCACATTCTGTTGGTGAGGCAGCAGGTGGTAGTTCATGGCATCCACCAGCAGGCGGTGACACTGAGGGTCCAGCATCATGCGCGCCACGGGCTGCACCTCACTGACCAGCTCGCTGGCGGGGATCGTCTCAAAGCGCACATGGGACAGGACCTCGGCCGCTTGGACCTGACGCTGCGGGTCAAAGTCCAGCCACTTCATGGCCACCTGTCACACagccatattaaacacacacacacacacacacacacacatatacacacaaggcCGCATTTAGAAATGTACAGATCCAGTGTGCTTTATTAATAGTCCACTTTCTGTGGATCTCACCTCATAGACACTCACATACTTCCTGTGTAAATGAAGATAGCTGTAAATAGTATTACCCTGTGGCTGGGTGTGAAATTCAGTTTACAGTAAATCACAATATGTATTTAAGGCATCAGAAGTGGTAGTGTTCCTACAGCTGTGACACATTTGTATCAAGTGTTCAGCATCAGATGTTGCAACAGCAGGTTAAGGTGTGTGAGGCTTAGTTCACTGAACCACTCCATGTAGAAGCAGAGCAACCAGCAGAGTGTGTATCTATGAcagccctgcctgcctggcGTTGACCTGTTGAGAACaaggcgtgtgtgtttttgtgtgtgtgtgattcacctGGAAGGTACTGATCTCAGAGGGCAGCACAAGGGCGTCGTCCTGCAGGAAGGAGATGATCTGCTCCTGGGTCAGCTGGTTGAACTGGGATGACTCGGCGAACTGGGCAAAGTTCTGCATCACGTAGCGGCGGGAGGCGTCTCGCACGGGGTTCACGCCGTAGGCGGTGGCCATGTTCCAGATGTACACGCATGTCTGCATGTTGAGCTCAGCCAGGAGGAAGTCGCTGCACATCTGCAGCAGGTGGGGAATACGCAGCACCATGGCAGCCCACAGTGTGCAGCCCACCGTGTACAGGGACATGTGCACACGGCCCAGGTAGGCGAAGGTGATCACATTAGCCAGacctgaggaggtggaggaggaggtggtggaggaggaggaggaggagaagaagaagaagaagaagaagaagaaggaagagatggaggaggaggaggacaatgaggaggaggtggaggaggaggaagtggtggaggaggaggaggaggagaagaacgaggaggagaaggaggaggagaaggaggaggagaatgaggaggagaatgaggaggagaaggagaaggaggaggtggtggtgttaTGGCTGTTTATGTGGAAGCCTTCCAACTGGGCTCTCGGTGCATAACTATAACTAAATCTGTCATCATGATCATTAATGATTCATTCTTACGAGATCTTTCAGCCCAAAAAGTGCTCTATAAAAAAGTTTATAACAATGGCTCGATAGATACAGCCCAAAACACTTCAGGCTTTTGCAcatacccttctctctcttctaagAGTGTAGGGTGTGGATGTGGAATAATGACAGTATCAGTGCCCGTGTACAGTGTAGCAAGCCTacccagaggagagagtgtgggaagcTCCAGGCGTTTCAGTGTTGGGTCTTTGGCAAGGACCTCCCTCAGGTACTGGCTGAC
The sequence above is drawn from the Clupea harengus chromosome 19, Ch_v2.0.2, whole genome shotgun sequence genome and encodes:
- the klhl43 gene encoding kelch-like protein 31, yielding MAPKKKASRQKKEGVPEPSEVVVTISESTVLSSEGVFVSEGVKKLEAPLNVEHLNCLNGLPLPLPLLPPIIRPGERGLGIGNELTRPLHGSAMLEELSRMRQERFLTDMELACKSKAFDVHKLVLSSVSQYLREVLAKDPTLKRLELPTLSPLGLANVITFAYLGRVHMSLYTVGCTLWAAMVLRIPHLLQMCSDFLLAELNMQTCVYIWNMATAYGVNPVRDASRRYVMQNFAQFAESSQFNQLTQEQIISFLQDDALVLPSEISTFQVAMKWLDFDPQRQVQAAEVLSHVRFETIPASELVSEVQPVARMMLDPQCHRLLVDAMNYHLLPHQQNVLQSKRTSVRGSQVALITVGGRPSLTERTLSREVMWRDPREGVAAWRHLTQLPAKSFNQCVAVMDGFLYVAGGEDQNDARNQAKHAVSILSRYDPRFNTWLHLTNMRQKRTHFSLVATGGRLFAVGGRNTEGLLATIESYTPSNNTWQLRSPMEAPRCCHSSAVLPSGDILVTGGYVNCAYTRSVAVYSLEGDSWQDVASMETPRGWHCSAALEGRVYVVGGSQLGPGGERVDVQSVEVFQSESGTWNRIAPLPMGVSTAGLSVLGGQLFLLGGWNEAEKRYKAAVQRYDPKTDSWAAGEELPEPTVGVSCCALALPPRHATRRHRNTPNSPSNTSIINPPITSIINPPITSFINPPIASFINPKTYPIHEEQPITA